Proteins encoded within one genomic window of Lysinibacillus louembei:
- a CDS encoding YtxH domain-containing protein, translating to MKAKPFLIGLTTGIIGAAVATILSTPQSGKELRTNIAKFSTDAKGQIGNVNTQAKNVKQSFVNLSNEAKNNIPQIIKELSQSITSFKQQIEPETALLKQEIEGLQKSISEIEQNLSQFTEKDEQNK from the coding sequence ATGAAAGCGAAGCCATTTTTAATTGGATTAACTACAGGTATTATTGGTGCTGCAGTTGCCACTATTTTATCTACACCACAATCGGGCAAGGAATTAAGAACAAATATCGCAAAATTCTCTACAGATGCTAAAGGGCAAATCGGCAATGTCAATACCCAAGCGAAAAACGTTAAACAATCTTTCGTAAATTTGTCAAATGAAGCAAAAAACAATATTCCACAAATAATAAAAGAATTATCGCAATCAATTACAAGCTTTAAGCAGCAAATCGAGCCAGAAACTGCTTTATTAAAACAAGAAATCGAGGGATTACAGAAATCTATTAGCGAAATCGAGCAAAACTTATCCCAATTCACAGAAAAGGACGAGCAAAATAAATAG